In Oceanobacillus sp. FSL K6-2867, one DNA window encodes the following:
- a CDS encoding MIP/aquaporin family protein translates to MSEFVAELIGTMILIIFGGGVVGGVVLKKSKAEGTGWVLITLGWGLAVAMGVYAVGNFTGAHINPAVTIGFAAAGEFPWAKVPMYVSAQMIGAFIGGVIVFLNYLPHWRETKDQGAKLAVFATDPAVRSPFSNLLSEMIGTFVLLLGLMFIGANEFTEGLNPLIVGALIAAIGMSLGGTTGYAINPARDLGPRIAHALLPIPGKGGSDWSYAWIPVAGPIIGGVYGAVFYQAIFLGNFSALFWILSGFIVILVIGATNIELKKNDSNQDELNNKIV, encoded by the coding sequence ATGTCTGAGTTTGTCGCTGAACTGATTGGTACCATGATCCTGATTATTTTTGGTGGCGGTGTTGTAGGCGGAGTTGTATTAAAAAAATCGAAAGCTGAAGGAACTGGATGGGTGCTGATCACTCTTGGTTGGGGGTTAGCTGTAGCAATGGGGGTATATGCAGTTGGAAACTTTACAGGAGCGCATATAAATCCTGCAGTGACAATCGGTTTCGCTGCTGCTGGAGAATTCCCTTGGGCGAAGGTACCAATGTATGTAAGCGCTCAAATGATTGGTGCCTTCATTGGTGGAGTAATCGTGTTTCTAAATTACTTGCCACACTGGAGAGAAACGAAAGACCAAGGTGCAAAGCTAGCTGTATTTGCAACAGATCCAGCAGTCAGAAGTCCTTTTTCTAATTTACTTAGTGAGATGATTGGTACATTTGTTTTATTACTTGGTCTTATGTTTATTGGTGCAAATGAATTTACGGAAGGGTTAAATCCATTAATTGTTGGTGCACTGATTGCCGCAATTGGAATGTCTTTAGGCGGAACAACAGGTTATGCGATTAATCCAGCTCGTGACCTGGGACCGAGAATTGCACATGCCCTTCTTCCGATACCTGGAAAAGGTGGCTCAGACTGGAGTTACGCATGGATTCCTGTTGCAGGACCAATTATTGGCGGTGTATATGGTGCAGTATTTTATCAAGCGATATTTCTTGGTAATTTTTCGGCACTATTCTGGATATTGAGTGGTTTTATTGTCATACTTGTAATTGGGGCAACTAATATAGAATTGAAGAAAAATGACTCAAATCAAGATGAATTAAATAATAAAATAGTATAG
- the ppaX gene encoding pyrophosphatase PpaX, with product MNIHTILFDLDGTLIDTNALINASFLHTFEQYNLTFTHEEILEFNGPPLIETFQMIDPIKANSMLETYRKHNLAEHDHYVTAFPQVIETIEQLHKQKFQLGIVSTKMSKSVQMGLKLTGLDRFLKTVITFDDVTNPKPHAEPVLKAMEALGANAATTLMVGDNHHDIESGKNAGVMTAGVAWSAKGKERLLTYEPTYMLDEMTDLLKIVGV from the coding sequence ATGAACATTCATACAATACTCTTTGATTTGGATGGTACATTAATTGATACGAATGCGTTAATTAATGCATCCTTCCTGCATACATTCGAGCAATATAATTTAACATTTACACACGAGGAGATACTGGAATTTAACGGACCTCCCTTAATTGAAACGTTCCAAATGATCGATCCAATAAAAGCAAACAGTATGCTGGAAACCTATAGAAAGCATAATTTGGCTGAACATGATCATTATGTAACAGCATTTCCGCAGGTAATAGAAACGATAGAGCAATTACACAAGCAGAAGTTCCAGCTTGGTATTGTATCGACGAAAATGTCCAAGAGCGTGCAGATGGGATTAAAATTGACGGGGTTAGATCGTTTTTTAAAAACGGTAATTACTTTCGACGATGTTACAAACCCGAAGCCACATGCTGAACCAGTGCTTAAAGCGATGGAAGCTTTAGGAGCTAATGCGGCCACTACATTGATGGTTGGAGATAATCATCATGATATAGAATCAGGAAAAAATGCTGGTGTTATGACAGCGGGTGTGGCTTGGTCTGCTAAGGGGAAAGAAAGGCTTTTAACATATGAACCAACCTATATGCTGGACGAGATGACCGATTTGCTAAAAATTGTAGGAGTGTAA
- the dhaL gene encoding dihydroxyacetone kinase subunit DhaL, giving the protein MELQVKDTIQWLEKINEKIQQNKDYLTDLDQAIGDSDHGINMSRGFQEVVKQVNSKDYNTVSDVLKDTAMTLMSKVGGASGPLFGTAFLRFSMGIKGMDAVNQEAFAKGLEDAVAGIMQRGKATIGEKTMVDVWSPVADYFKETAKVQAEDVVYTAKNAMEQTKEIMATKGRASYFKEKSIGHIDPGAASSFYVFEALSEVIKEEE; this is encoded by the coding sequence GTGGAACTTCAAGTAAAAGATACAATTCAGTGGCTCGAAAAAATAAATGAGAAAATACAGCAAAACAAAGATTATTTAACCGATTTAGACCAAGCAATCGGAGATAGTGATCACGGCATTAATATGTCACGTGGTTTTCAAGAAGTTGTAAAACAGGTTAACTCGAAGGATTACAATACGGTCTCCGATGTATTAAAGGATACAGCCATGACTTTAATGTCAAAGGTCGGAGGAGCTTCCGGGCCATTATTTGGCACTGCTTTTCTGCGATTTTCAATGGGGATAAAAGGAATGGATGCAGTTAATCAGGAGGCATTTGCAAAGGGACTGGAAGATGCTGTTGCTGGCATTATGCAGCGAGGCAAGGCAACGATAGGAGAAAAAACAATGGTTGATGTATGGTCTCCGGTTGCAGATTATTTTAAGGAAACAGCAAAAGTGCAGGCAGAAGATGTTGTTTATACCGCAAAAAATGCAATGGAACAAACAAAAGAAATAATGGCTACGAAAGGAAGAGCCTCTTACTTCAAAGAGAAATCGATTGGACATATTGATCCTGGTGCCGCATCATCATTTTATGTTTTTGAAGCATTGTCGGAAGTAATCAAGGAGGAAGAGTAA
- a CDS encoding acyltransferase, with protein sequence MRKTERFKVESSNSLWQIYKTVRFWKVVKNFIIIQLARYTPFLSMKNWLYRTFLKMEVGKQTSFALMVMPDIMFPEKISVGRNSIIGYNTTILAHEYLIKEYRIGDVKIGDEVMIGANSTILPGVTIGDHAIISAGTLVHKDVPSGAFVGGNPMQLIYTEEEMEKRNQDEW encoded by the coding sequence ATGCGGAAAACGGAACGATTTAAAGTAGAAAGTTCAAATTCATTATGGCAAATCTACAAGACAGTTCGATTTTGGAAGGTTGTTAAAAATTTCATTATTATTCAGCTTGCAAGATACACGCCATTTTTAAGCATGAAAAATTGGCTTTATCGTACGTTTTTAAAAATGGAAGTTGGGAAACAGACCTCCTTTGCATTAATGGTGATGCCTGATATTATGTTTCCTGAGAAAATTTCAGTTGGTCGTAATAGTATTATTGGTTATAATACAACGATTTTAGCACATGAATATCTAATAAAAGAATATCGAATTGGTGACGTGAAGATTGGTGATGAAGTAATGATCGGTGCCAATTCGACAATTCTTCCTGGGGTTACGATCGGTGATCATGCAATCATTTCAGCAGGAACACTTGTACATAAGGATGTTCCATCAGGGGCTTTTGTTGGTGGAAACCCGATGCAGTTAATTTATACAGAAGAAGAAATGGAAAAACGAAACCAAGATGAATGGTAA
- the hprK gene encoding HPr(Ser) kinase/phosphatase → MAAIVRTSDLLDNFNLTLVAGEDGINREIITSDISRPGIEMTGYFRYYPKERLQLIGKTEMTYFLELTDEEKRNRAENLCTDITPGIVVTRGMTVPQVLIEEANKAGVPILHSPRKTTRVISRLTNYLEEKFAPSTAVHGVLIDIYGVGVLIIGQSGVGKSETALELVKRGHRLVADDNVEIHQEDYESLIGNAPPLIEHLLEIRGLGIINVMTLFGAGSVRSKKRISMVINLESWDEKKQYDRLGLDEDTMKIMDVHLPKSTVPVRPGRNLAVIIEVAAMNFRLKRMGVNAAEEFSERLTTMIENEKNVGE, encoded by the coding sequence ATGGCAGCAATTGTACGTACAAGTGATTTATTAGACAACTTTAACCTAACACTTGTAGCAGGTGAGGATGGAATCAATAGAGAAATTATTACAAGTGATATATCTCGGCCGGGTATAGAGATGACAGGTTATTTCAGATACTATCCAAAGGAACGTCTTCAGTTGATTGGAAAAACAGAGATGACATATTTTCTTGAATTGACGGATGAAGAAAAAAGAAACAGGGCAGAAAATCTATGCACAGATATTACTCCTGGAATTGTTGTTACAAGAGGGATGACAGTCCCGCAAGTATTAATTGAAGAAGCAAATAAAGCAGGCGTGCCGATTTTACACTCGCCGCGAAAAACAACTCGAGTTATAAGCAGGCTTACGAATTATTTAGAAGAAAAATTTGCTCCTTCTACAGCAGTACATGGTGTACTGATCGATATTTATGGTGTCGGAGTTCTTATTATTGGACAAAGTGGAGTAGGTAAAAGTGAAACAGCATTGGAACTTGTCAAGCGTGGACATCGACTCGTTGCAGATGATAATGTAGAGATTCACCAAGAAGACTACGAAAGCTTAATTGGCAACGCACCACCACTTATTGAGCATTTACTGGAGATAAGGGGATTAGGAATCATTAATGTGATGACCTTATTTGGTGCTGGTTCTGTCAGAAGCAAAAAAAGAATTTCGATGGTAATCAATTTAGAAAGCTGGGATGAAAAGAAACAATACGATCGTCTCGGACTCGATGAAGACACAATGAAAATTATGGATGTTCATTTACCAAAATCAACAGTACCAGTACGCCCTGGACGAAACCTTGCAGTAATCATAGAGGTAGCGGCAATGAATTTTCGGTTGAAACGAATGGGGGTTAATGCTGCTGAGGAATTTTCCGAGCGGTTAACAACGATGATTGAAAATGAAAAAAATGTGGGTGAATAG
- the lgt gene encoding prolipoprotein diacylglyceryl transferase: MILATAAPLDRVFLELGPFTVYWYGIIIAFGAILGVYLATKEANRLGLEKDLLIDFIVFAVPVAIIFARIYYVTFEWERYADGPWWGVFAIWEGGIAIHGAIIGGVLTAIVFSRVRNISFWQLADIIAPSLILAQAIGRWGNFMNQEAHGGPISQATYESFHQYLPDFIMNQMTINGVIYHPTFLYESFWNIVVFTILILMRKYNPLRGEIFLGYAILYSIGRFFIEGMRTDSLYVFGELRTAQAISIVIIAVSIILIIYRRKTTTARYLDIPIKDKKSTHKKKQRKKKKKQ, translated from the coding sequence ATGATTTTAGCAACAGCAGCTCCTTTGGATAGAGTATTTCTGGAATTGGGACCATTTACAGTATATTGGTATGGGATTATTATCGCCTTTGGCGCAATTTTAGGTGTCTATCTAGCAACAAAAGAAGCAAACCGTCTAGGATTAGAGAAGGATTTGTTAATTGATTTCATCGTGTTTGCTGTACCAGTCGCAATTATTTTTGCAAGAATCTACTATGTTACTTTTGAATGGGAACGCTATGCGGATGGACCGTGGTGGGGTGTATTTGCCATCTGGGAAGGTGGTATCGCCATTCATGGGGCAATTATTGGCGGTGTTTTAACAGCAATTGTATTCTCAAGAGTCAGGAATATTTCTTTCTGGCAGTTAGCTGACATCATTGCACCAAGCTTAATTCTTGCGCAGGCGATTGGTCGTTGGGGAAACTTTATGAATCAGGAAGCACATGGAGGACCAATTTCGCAAGCTACATATGAAAGCTTTCATCAATACTTACCTGATTTTATTATGAATCAGATGACGATTAATGGTGTAATATATCATCCGACATTTTTATACGAATCCTTTTGGAATATTGTCGTGTTTACGATCTTAATTTTAATGCGAAAATATAATCCGCTGCGTGGAGAAATTTTCCTGGGTTATGCAATTCTTTATTCGATTGGCAGGTTCTTTATTGAAGGAATGCGGACAGATAGTTTATATGTTTTCGGTGAACTGCGTACAGCCCAGGCTATATCAATTGTCATTATCGCAGTATCCATAATTTTAATCATCTATCGTCGTAAAACAACTACGGCACGTTATCTTGATATTCCAATTAAAGATAAAAAGAGCACTCATAAGAAAAAGCAGCGTAAAAAGAAGAAAAAACAATAA
- a CDS encoding PspC domain-containing protein, producing the protein MKKLYRSTSNRMVGGVLGGIGDYFNVDATILRLAFILLLIPSFMTFAVVYLIAMIIVPKDIGFH; encoded by the coding sequence ATGAAGAAATTATATCGCTCCACTTCTAATCGTATGGTTGGTGGTGTGCTTGGAGGCATCGGTGACTATTTTAATGTTGATGCAACAATTCTGCGGTTAGCATTTATATTACTATTAATTCCGAGCTTTATGACATTTGCGGTAGTCTACCTGATTGCTATGATTATTGTACCGAAAGATATAGGGTTCCACTAA
- a CDS encoding YojF family protein codes for MKPIEIDNVQQILNQFINKKVYIHLETTNGAYANHINKAAYNVGVYMRNAQVTFEQAKIVGNGNVYRAGLKMEIGWIYAEGLTDWTIHENSKLLLAGHDREGRLMVSLQISETPFSY; via the coding sequence ATGAAGCCGATAGAGATTGATAATGTACAACAAATTCTGAATCAGTTTATAAATAAAAAAGTTTATATCCATTTGGAAACTACGAATGGGGCGTATGCAAACCATATAAATAAAGCAGCTTATAATGTTGGGGTATATATGCGGAATGCCCAAGTAACCTTTGAACAAGCAAAGATTGTTGGCAATGGTAATGTATACCGTGCTGGGTTAAAGATGGAAATAGGCTGGATCTATGCAGAAGGTTTAACCGATTGGACCATCCATGAAAACTCAAAACTACTACTTGCCGGACATGATAGGGAAGGTAGATTAATGGTCTCCTTACAAATCAGCGAAACTCCATTTAGCTACTAA
- the bshB2 gene encoding bacillithiol biosynthesis deacetylase BshB2, translating to MEKHVVVIYPHPDDESFGAAGTILKYREQGVPVTYLCGTLGEMGRNMGNPPFANRETLPEIRKVELLNACRVLDMEVKMLGYRDKTLEFEDRREVALHLKQLLEDLKPTLVITHYPDYAVHPDHNALGAAAIEAVELMDSAERPEVWAQAISNNYMDVLGNPDIINDITNYFDKKMEAIFCHNSQAAGVLGQFKDVDKLETDVQEDIKQRFSKEHFYRWKFND from the coding sequence ATGGAAAAGCATGTGGTTGTTATTTATCCACATCCAGATGATGAATCGTTTGGAGCAGCAGGAACGATTTTAAAATATCGTGAACAGGGAGTGCCGGTAACCTATCTCTGTGGTACATTAGGAGAAATGGGAAGAAACATGGGCAATCCGCCATTTGCGAATCGTGAAACATTACCAGAGATACGAAAAGTGGAGCTGCTAAATGCTTGCCGAGTACTGGATATGGAAGTCAAAATGCTTGGATACCGTGATAAAACTCTGGAATTTGAAGACAGAAGAGAAGTAGCATTACATTTAAAACAACTGCTGGAGGATCTCAAGCCGACACTTGTGATTACCCATTATCCGGATTATGCAGTACATCCAGATCATAACGCACTGGGTGCTGCTGCAATTGAAGCTGTAGAGTTAATGGATTCGGCTGAACGACCAGAGGTGTGGGCACAGGCAATCTCGAATAACTATATGGACGTACTTGGCAATCCTGATATAATCAATGATATTACGAATTACTTTGATAAAAAAATGGAAGCTATTTTCTGCCATAATTCGCAAGCAGCGGGAGTTCTTGGACAGTTTAAAGATGTTGATAAATTAGAAACTGATGTCCAAGAGGATATTAAACAAAGATTTAGCAAAGAACATTTTTATCGTTGGAAATTTAATGACTAA
- the dhaK gene encoding dihydroxyacetone kinase subunit DhaK, producing the protein MKKIINDPNQVVQDMIAGMIAAYPNALKQIPETTVITRSEAPVSGKVGLVSGGGSGHEPAHAGYVGKGMLDAAVAGEVFTSPTPDQIYEAIKAVDGGKGVFLIIKNYTGDVLNFEMAMELAEADGIQVEKVIVNDDVAVEDSSFTTGRRGIAGTVFVHKIAGAIAEQGASLEEVKTTAEKVVNQTRSMGMALSPCTVPAAGKPSFHLAENEMEIGIGIHGEAGIERKPVATADDIATELTEKVLMDMDLIGNEEVAVMINGLGATPEMELYIVNKKVHQLLAEKGIQVYKTFVGEYMTALEMTGCSVTLLKLDDKVKELLDAKSEAPAFRN; encoded by the coding sequence ATGAAAAAGATTATTAATGATCCAAACCAGGTTGTTCAAGACATGATTGCGGGAATGATTGCCGCATATCCGAATGCTTTAAAGCAAATTCCAGAAACTACCGTGATTACAAGAAGTGAAGCACCTGTATCAGGCAAAGTAGGTTTAGTGAGTGGTGGAGGAAGCGGGCATGAACCAGCACATGCTGGGTATGTAGGTAAAGGAATGCTGGATGCCGCTGTAGCTGGCGAAGTATTTACATCGCCTACACCTGATCAAATATATGAAGCAATTAAAGCTGTCGATGGTGGGAAAGGTGTATTTTTAATCATTAAGAACTATACAGGCGATGTGCTTAATTTTGAAATGGCAATGGAATTAGCTGAAGCAGACGGGATTCAAGTGGAAAAGGTAATTGTCAACGATGATGTGGCTGTGGAGGATAGTTCCTTTACGACAGGCAGAAGAGGAATAGCAGGAACGGTTTTTGTTCATAAAATTGCAGGTGCTATTGCAGAACAGGGGGCTTCACTGGAAGAAGTAAAAACAACGGCTGAAAAAGTCGTAAACCAAACTCGTTCAATGGGGATGGCTTTAAGTCCTTGTACCGTGCCTGCTGCTGGTAAACCAAGCTTCCATCTTGCGGAAAATGAAATGGAAATCGGGATCGGCATCCATGGCGAAGCGGGAATTGAAAGAAAACCAGTAGCAACAGCAGATGATATCGCCACGGAATTAACGGAAAAAGTTCTAATGGATATGGATCTAATTGGCAATGAAGAAGTAGCTGTCATGATTAATGGATTGGGAGCTACTCCTGAAATGGAACTGTACATTGTTAATAAAAAAGTTCACCAGCTTTTGGCTGAAAAGGGTATACAGGTTTATAAAACATTTGTTGGGGAATATATGACTGCATTGGAAATGACAGGATGCTCTGTTACGTTATTGAAATTGGACGATAAAGTAAAAGAGCTGCTAGATGCAAAATCTGAAGCACCAGCATTTCGTAATTGA
- the glpK gene encoding glycerol kinase GlpK, with protein MTGEFILSLDQGTTSSRAILFNQKGEIVETAQREFEQFFPKPGWVEHDANEIWTSVLACIADVLRKADINPDQVAGIGITNQRETAVVWDKTTGKPIYKAIVWQSRQTEAICRELKEQGHEDLIREKTGLLIDPYFSGTKVKWILDNVEGAREQAEAGNLLFGTIDSWLVYKLSGGKAHITDYSNASRTLLFNIYDLKWDDELLGILTVPKSMLPEVRESSEIYATTVGYHFFGEEVPIAGIAGDQQAALFGQACFEKGMAKNTYGTGCFMLMNTGEKAVKSEHGLLTTLAWGVDGKVEYALEGSIFVAGSAIQWLRDGLKLIESTPDSEAFATRVDSTDGVYMVPAFVGLGTPYWDSDARGAVFGLTRGTTKEHFIRATLESLAYQTKDVLDAMIADSDIDLKTLRVDGGAVKNDFLMQFQSDMLGVSVERPVVQETTALGAAYLAGLAVGYWKDKDEIKEQWLNEKTFENNMVEENRNELYTGWKKAVEATRSFK; from the coding sequence ATGACAGGAGAATTTATTTTATCATTAGATCAAGGTACAACAAGTTCACGGGCAATTTTATTTAATCAAAAGGGCGAAATTGTAGAAACTGCCCAACGGGAATTTGAGCAATTCTTTCCGAAGCCGGGCTGGGTTGAGCATGATGCAAATGAGATCTGGACGTCAGTGCTTGCGTGTATAGCTGATGTGTTGCGAAAAGCCGATATCAACCCAGACCAAGTTGCGGGCATTGGGATTACGAACCAGCGTGAGACTGCGGTTGTATGGGATAAAACGACAGGCAAGCCTATCTATAAGGCGATTGTCTGGCAATCACGTCAAACGGAAGCCATTTGCAGAGAACTTAAAGAACAAGGACATGAGGATTTAATAAGGGAAAAAACAGGCTTGCTAATCGATCCTTATTTTTCTGGAACAAAGGTGAAATGGATTCTAGATAATGTTGAAGGTGCAAGAGAACAAGCAGAGGCTGGCAATCTATTATTTGGAACAATTGACAGTTGGCTAGTGTATAAGCTTTCAGGCGGGAAAGCACATATTACTGATTATTCCAATGCATCCAGAACCTTATTATTCAATATTTATGATCTTAAATGGGATGATGAATTACTTGGTATTTTGACAGTACCAAAGTCAATGCTTCCTGAAGTACGCGAGTCATCAGAAATCTATGCTACAACGGTTGGCTACCATTTCTTTGGTGAAGAGGTTCCGATTGCAGGAATTGCAGGCGATCAGCAAGCAGCATTGTTTGGCCAGGCATGCTTTGAAAAAGGAATGGCGAAAAATACGTATGGTACTGGTTGTTTCATGCTAATGAATACTGGAGAAAAAGCGGTAAAGTCTGAGCATGGGTTACTGACAACCTTAGCATGGGGTGTTGATGGAAAAGTAGAGTATGCGCTAGAAGGAAGTATTTTTGTTGCTGGTTCTGCTATTCAATGGCTTCGAGATGGCTTGAAATTAATTGAATCAACTCCGGATAGTGAAGCATTCGCAACAAGAGTTGACTCAACAGATGGTGTTTATATGGTTCCAGCATTTGTAGGACTAGGTACACCTTACTGGGATAGTGATGCAAGAGGTGCCGTTTTCGGTCTTACACGTGGTACAACAAAAGAGCATTTTATTCGAGCAACATTGGAATCACTTGCATATCAAACTAAAGATGTGCTCGATGCGATGATTGCAGATTCAGATATTGATTTAAAAACATTACGGGTTGATGGCGGTGCAGTCAAAAATGATTTCTTAATGCAATTCCAGAGTGATATGCTTGGTGTTTCTGTAGAGCGTCCGGTTGTTCAAGAAACAACTGCTTTAGGAGCAGCCTATCTTGCTGGTTTGGCTGTTGGGTACTGGAAAGACAAGGATGAAATTAAAGAACAATGGTTAAATGAAAAAACATTTGAAAACAACATGGTTGAAGAAAATAGAAATGAGCTGTACACTGGCTGGAAAAAGGCGGTAGAAGCAACGAGATCATTTAAATAA
- a CDS encoding nucleoside recognition domain-containing protein — protein MIGMLNRGLQQGLKTTLTLGKVIFPITLIVTILQYTPVLPWIIQLLTPAMGLIGLPGEAAVPLVLGNTLNLYAGIAAIISFDFTVKEVFIMAMMLSFSHNLFVESAVATKVGVNWWLIIGVRIGLALASAFVINFVWNGGSELAQYGFVSTSEVVLNSWVDIALHGIQTALLAIVQLALIVIPLMMIIQVMREKGLLTVMSNKLAPFMKLLGMDKNTSMTMVAGLTVGLAFGAGLMIQAVKEDGVSKKDMYLALIFLVSCHAVVEDTLVFIPLGIPVWPLLIIRLTTAIILTMIIASIWNSKESKRRKETLHEHSYNTL, from the coding sequence ATGATCGGAATGTTAAACCGAGGATTACAACAGGGCTTGAAAACAACCTTGACCTTGGGGAAGGTAATTTTTCCAATTACCTTGATTGTTACAATACTGCAGTATACTCCTGTATTGCCGTGGATTATTCAATTATTGACCCCGGCAATGGGATTGATCGGCCTTCCAGGGGAAGCTGCAGTTCCCTTAGTACTTGGAAATACATTAAACTTATATGCAGGGATTGCAGCAATTATATCATTTGATTTTACAGTAAAAGAAGTATTTATAATGGCGATGATGCTTTCATTTTCACATAACTTATTTGTAGAATCTGCTGTGGCAACCAAAGTTGGTGTCAATTGGTGGCTCATTATTGGTGTGCGTATAGGTCTTGCACTCGCATCGGCATTCGTAATTAATTTTGTATGGAATGGCGGATCAGAGTTAGCACAATATGGATTCGTCTCAACATCTGAAGTGGTATTGAATAGTTGGGTTGATATTGCCTTGCATGGTATACAAACAGCACTTCTAGCAATAGTTCAATTAGCATTGATTGTGATTCCATTAATGATGATTATTCAAGTGATGCGTGAGAAAGGCTTGCTTACAGTGATGTCCAACAAACTTGCACCATTTATGAAATTGCTCGGAATGGACAAAAACACATCCATGACAATGGTTGCGGGTTTAACAGTTGGATTAGCTTTTGGTGCTGGATTAATGATCCAAGCTGTAAAAGAGGACGGGGTATCGAAAAAAGATATGTATTTGGCTCTCATCTTCCTTGTTTCATGTCATGCAGTCGTAGAGGATACGCTTGTATTTATCCCGCTTGGCATACCTGTTTGGCCACTGCTTATCATACGTTTAACAACTGCAATTATCCTGACAATGATTATTGCTTCTATTTGGAACAGCAAAGAAAGTAAGAGAAGAAAGGAAACACTACATGAACATTCATACAATACTCTTTGA
- a CDS encoding glycerol-3-phosphate responsive antiterminator yields the protein MDVPTGILPAIRKMKDFDKALETNQDSIVILESRLAQLKSLVAYTKRANKQVLVHFDLIQGLKQDEFGMEFLIREVKPDGILSTRGNIIQLAKKHKLLAIQRMFLLDSLALDQNLKLIGRFQPDCIEVLPGLMPSVIQQVYDQTKLPVIAGGLITTKEDVQAAFDAGAVAVSTSKTSLWDI from the coding sequence TTGGATGTGCCCACAGGAATATTACCGGCAATTCGAAAAATGAAGGATTTTGATAAAGCACTTGAAACGAACCAAGATTCAATCGTTATTCTCGAATCACGTCTTGCTCAATTAAAGAGCCTCGTTGCATATACAAAGCGTGCAAATAAACAGGTATTAGTTCATTTTGATTTGATACAAGGTTTAAAACAGGATGAATTTGGCATGGAGTTTTTAATTCGAGAGGTGAAGCCGGATGGTATTTTATCAACGAGGGGAAATATTATTCAGCTTGCAAAAAAACACAAGCTTCTAGCTATTCAGCGCATGTTTTTATTGGACAGTCTGGCACTGGATCAAAACCTGAAGCTTATTGGACGATTTCAGCCAGATTGTATTGAAGTATTACCGGGATTAATGCCAAGTGTGATCCAACAAGTATATGATCAGACAAAACTACCAGTTATCGCTGGAGGTTTGATTACAACAAAAGAGGACGTCCAAGCGGCTTTCGACGCAGGAGCAGTCGCGGTCTCGACCTCTAAAACCAGCCTCTGGGATATTTAG
- a CDS encoding phage holin family protein, whose protein sequence is MFKRWIISLVLNAIALIAVAQLFQTFQLDGFGTALLASFILSILNVFIKPLLIILTLPITIFTFGLFLIVINAITLMLTQALMGPSFIIDGFGTALIAAIVISLLNMLLNSLVKDSLNR, encoded by the coding sequence ATGTTTAAACGTTGGATTATATCACTTGTGCTTAATGCTATTGCATTAATTGCTGTTGCCCAATTATTTCAAACGTTTCAACTGGATGGATTTGGAACAGCTTTATTAGCAAGTTTTATTCTATCTATTTTAAATGTGTTCATAAAGCCGTTATTAATCATTTTGACATTGCCGATTACAATCTTTACATTTGGATTGTTTTTAATTGTCATTAATGCTATTACATTAATGCTCACGCAAGCATTAATGGGGCCATCCTTTATAATAGATGGCTTTGGGACAGCACTGATAGCCGCAATTGTTATTTCATTGCTGAATATGTTATTAAATAGTTTAGTAAAAGATTCATTAAATCGTTAA